The Pseudophryne corroboree isolate aPseCor3 chromosome 2, aPseCor3.hap2, whole genome shotgun sequence genome has a segment encoding these proteins:
- the LOC135050542 gene encoding stromelysin-1-like → MQKFFGLEVTGKLDSYTMEMMHQPRCGFVDVGEFSTFPGNSGWKKKALTYRILNYTPDIPRSEVDVAIQRAFKVWSDVVPLTFTQVFDGASDIEISFAAKDHNDFFPFDGPHGTLAHAFAPGTGIGGDAHFDEDEPWTSGSNGINLFIVAAHELGHSLGLLHSNDPSALMYPTYHFVEPSEFRLPEDDVNGIQSLYGARETPNKPTVPENPSQPSNPSTCQHNLTFDAATTLRGEIFFFKEKTLWRQISQDLNVEHSLISSFWPTLPDHVQAAYEYEKKDQVLIFRGAKFWTISGYEVTKDSPKSIYELGFARTVRKIDAAVHDETSGKTYFFVDDKYWSYDEQNQSMDKGSPKKITDSFPGVGTKIGSVFKKKGFLYFFEGHRQYEFSTAKKTVTRLLKSNSWLKCGSENKIKQGNNLSKIFRK, encoded by the exons ATGCAGAAGTTTTTTGGTTTAGAAGTGACAGGAAAACTGGACTCGTATACTATGGAAATGATGCACCAACCAAGGTGTGGGTTTGTGGATGTGGGTGAATTCAGCACTTTCCCAGGAAACTCAGGATGGAAGAAGAAAGCTCTGACATACAG GATTTTGAATTATACACCAGACATACCCAGATCAGAAGTGGATGTAGCTATTCAGAGGGCTTTCAAGGTTTGGAGTGACGTGGTCCCCCTGACATTCACCCAAGTCTTTGATGGAGCTTCTGATATTGAGATTTCATTTGCAGCAAAAG ATCATAATGACTTCTTCCCATTTGATGGCCCGCATGGAACATTGGCACATGCTTTTGCCCCTGGCACTGGAATTGGTGGAGATGCCCACTTTGATGAGGATGAGCCATGGACAAGTGGATCTAATG GGATTAACTTGTTCATTGTGGCTGCTCATGAACTTGGCCATTCCCTTGGTCTCTTACACTCTAATGACCCTAGCGCCCTGATGTACCCTACATACCATTTTGTTGAGCCCAGTGAATTCCGTCTTCCTGAAGATGATGTCAATGGAATTCAGTCACTCTATG GTGCAAGAGAAACTCCCAACAAGCCAACTGTACCTGAAAACCCAAGCCAACCAAGTAACCCATCCACCTGCCAACACAACCTTACATTCGATGCTGCAACAACTCTGCGTGGGGAAATCTTTTTCTTCAAAGAGAA GACTTTGTGGCGCCAAATATCCCAGGATTTAAATGTGGAACACTCTTTAATCAGCTCCTTCTGGCCTACACTTCCAGACCACGTTCAGGCTGCTTACGAGTATGAAAAAAAGGACCAAGTTCTTATCTTCAgag GTGCTAAATTCTGGACGATAAGTGGTTATGAAGTTACAAAGGATTCTCCAAAGAGCATTTACGAATTGGGTTTTGCACGTACTGTTAGGAAAATTGATGCTGCCGTCCATGATGAAACATCAGGAAAAACATATTTTTTTGTAGATGACAAATATTGGAG TTACGATGAGCAAAATCAGAGCATGGACAAAGGATCACCTAAGAAAATTACAGACAGCTTCCCTGGTGTAGGAACCAAAATTGGTTCTGTCTTCAAAAAAAAGG GGTTCCTGTATTTCTTTGAAGGACACCGTCAGTACGAGTTCAGCACTGCCAAAAAGACAGTCACACGTTTATTAAAGAGCAACAGCTGGCTGAAATGTGGAAGTGAAAATAAAATTAAGCAGGGTAATAATCTGAGCAAGATTTTCAGAAAGTAA